The Acidimicrobiales bacterium genome includes a window with the following:
- a CDS encoding muconolactone Delta-isomerase family protein — translation MEYLVNMTTHVPDGTAQEAVDDIRSREAQHSGELAAEGHLLRLWRPPLQPGEWRTLGLFSADDRGQLEKVLASMPLRVWRTDEVTPLMPHPNNPRKEAREAAPEFLTAFTVTVPEGTSSQDIDGAERREAQRTHELAEQGHLVRLWTLTARQGESRALGLWRALDAAEMQAILESLPLDAWMTVETTPLARHPSDPMFPYN, via the coding sequence ATGGAGTATCTCGTGAATATGACCACCCACGTTCCCGATGGAACAGCCCAAGAAGCCGTCGACGACATCCGAAGCCGCGAAGCCCAGCACTCTGGAGAGCTGGCGGCGGAGGGACACCTACTCCGCCTTTGGCGTCCACCGCTGCAACCAGGCGAATGGCGCACGCTGGGACTGTTCTCCGCCGATGACCGCGGCCAGCTCGAGAAAGTCCTGGCTTCCATGCCCCTGCGCGTGTGGCGAACAGATGAGGTCACCCCCCTCATGCCTCACCCGAACAACCCCCGGAAAGAAGCCCGGGAGGCAGCCCCGGAATTTCTGACCGCCTTCACGGTCACCGTGCCGGAGGGAACATCGAGCCAGGACATCGACGGCGCTGAGAGGCGCGAGGCACAACGTACCCATGAGCTGGCCGAGCAAGGACACCTTGTCCGCCTCTGGACCCTGACAGCGAGGCAGGGAGAGTCTCGGGCGTTGGGCCTGTGGCGAGCGCTGGACGCCGCCGAGATGCAGGCGATTCTCGAGTCGCTGCCGCTGGACGCCTGGATGACCGTGGAGACCACGCCCCTGGCCCGGCACCCAAGTGACCCCATGTTCCCCTACAACTGA
- a CDS encoding SDR family oxidoreductase codes for MSDQDQKVAIITGGSQGIGAGLVSAYRRLGWAVVANARTIAPSEDQDVLTVDGDIIQPLTTERIITEALGRFGRIDTLINNAGLFISKAFTDYTAEDYAAIVGVNLTGFFTLTQRAIAEMLKGGAGHVLNITTTLVDYANSEEPSVLTSLTKGGLASATKSLAIEYASRCIRVNAVSPGVIRTPTYPPEAYDAVAGRQPIGHVGQVSDIVNAIIFLETSPFITGEILHVDGGQIAGH; via the coding sequence ATGAGCGATCAGGACCAGAAAGTGGCCATCATCACCGGAGGCTCTCAGGGCATTGGTGCCGGCCTCGTCTCCGCCTACCGCCGGCTCGGCTGGGCGGTAGTTGCCAACGCCCGGACGATCGCGCCTTCCGAGGACCAAGACGTGCTGACGGTCGACGGGGACATCATCCAGCCCCTCACGACCGAGCGAATCATCACGGAAGCACTCGGACGATTCGGACGGATCGATACCTTGATCAACAACGCCGGTCTGTTCATCTCCAAGGCCTTCACGGACTACACCGCCGAAGACTATGCAGCCATCGTCGGGGTGAACCTCACTGGCTTCTTCACTCTCACTCAACGCGCCATCGCCGAGATGCTGAAGGGGGGCGCTGGCCACGTGCTCAACATCACGACGACGCTCGTCGACTACGCGAACTCCGAAGAGCCATCGGTGTTGACCTCGCTCACCAAGGGTGGCCTCGCTTCGGCCACGAAGTCGCTGGCGATCGAGTACGCCTCCCGTTGCATTCGGGTCAATGCTGTCTCGCCAGGCGTCATTCGGACACCGACGTACCCTCCCGAAGCCTACGATGCAGTCGCCGGACGCCAACCAATCGGGCACGTAGGCCAAGTCAGCGACATCGTCAACGCCATCATCTTCCTGGAGACATCGCCCTTCATCACCGGTGAGATTCTGCACGTCGACGGTGGCCAGATCGCCGGTCACTGA